GGTTGCTTTTTGGGCATCTCAGCACGTCGCGCAACATTAGCCCGACTGGCTTCACTTTTGGAGGCTTCTAACCTGGACGATCTCCCGATCATGGGACACTCTATGCAAGGTTGTTTTATCCGCCGTTGGGCATAGTAGAAGCACGTGGCTGGAGGCTTGTTCAGAGAATGCTGCGCAGTGCTCAGTTGACAAAGGAACGGACCTGTAATAAAATTTTTCAAAACTATGGGTCTGCCCATTACGGTGTGGCTGTCCAAACGAACGGGGAAAATGGTTTGCCATGTACCGCATTTGTTGCTTGTTGGATGAAAGGAGGTGCTGAGGGGATAATCGCTCTTTCCATTCGCATAACTGTGGCAAACACGTGCTGATCTGTACAAAGAAAAGGAGAGAGGAATACCATGCCATACTGTGTCAATTGTGGTGCTCAAATTGCAGAGGGCGTTCGTTTCTGTAGTTCGTGTGGTAACCCCGTAGCGCAAGCAGCTACGGGATCTACCCCAGTGCCTCCACCAACAGCACAAGTGCCCCCAGCAGGACAGACGCCATATGCACCCCTTCCGACTTCCGAAGCCGCTGCAGGTATCGGGCAAGCGAAAATGCTGGTGTTGGCAGCAGGTGGGATCTATGTATTAGCCACTGTGCTGGCGCTAACGTTAGGCAACATGTTGGCCATTTTAACCGCTCTCATTGCTGTGGGGGTGATCTTCGGTTTGGGGTATATGCCGCTTAGCAAGGGTCAGATCCAGGAAGCGAGAAATGGGATCACTATTGCTGCAGGTCTCGCTCTGGCTTACCTCTTGATTAATCTCTTCACGGGAGAATTCCTGGCGGGAGTGATCAATTCCCTTGCAGCGGTAGCTCTTGGGTTGGCCCGGAATCAGATCAAATAGCAAGCGATGCGCCTATGGTCTCTGCATCCCTGCTATCTTGACGCTAAAGGATTGGTCGCGCTCTGGCGTGAAGGATTGCTCGCGCGCAAAGTATTGCCAGGCCAAACTACTGGATACCGAAATCATCCCCAGTTGGAACGGTTTCGTGCACAGGCAGATCCTATCGCAGCGATCGATCAGTACTTGCTAGCAGTATATGAAGAAGCATGCCATAGAGGGTATCGCTTCGATAGGAGCAAAATCCAACCACCGCCAGCATGGGGGAAACTGCTCGTTACTGACGGGCAATTGCGCTACGAATTTTGTCTGCTGAAGCAAAAACTGAAAAGGCGGGACCCAGCGCACTACGAAGCAATAGCAGAGATAGACTTGCCCAGGCCGCACCCTCTCTTCGTTGTGGTCAGCGGGGATATCGCGTCCTGGGAGAGGGCAAAACCTCTAGACCTGACAGGTTGCTAAAACCTGTCAGGTCTAGTGTCTAAAACGGGTCGAAACTTGTAACCATACACGATCAACCCGTTTTCGCCTTCTTCCTTGATCTTGCGTGTCACCATTTCCACAGGCATGCCGACATGCACTTGATCGTTGTCCACATCGGTAAGCTGTGCAGTCACCAGCGGACCCTCATCCAACTTGATCAGGGCCACGGTGTATGGTTGGTATTCCGTGTAGCCGGTTGGGGCGTCGTATATGGTCGAAAAGGAATACACCTGGCCCTTGCCACGAAAAGGGTGCACATCTTGCCCCTCTTCCGTACAATGTGGACAGACGTCACGTGGTGGGAAGATGGGCTTGCCGCATGCCCGGCATACTTCGCCGATAAGCCCATAGCGTGTTTGTTCTGTTCTCCAATATCTCGGTACGTTCATCTACTATCCAAACCTCCTTACAGTTGTTATCAAGTGTTATGTGATGTATACTGCTTCATGATGATGCTTCCAGGATATGGGTGATAGCAGTCGCGCCGCTTCCACCCAGGCCCTGGGCCATGCCCAGACGACAGTCAATCTGGTTAGCGCCAGCCTTTCCCCGTAACTGCATCACCAGTTCTACGATTTGATAAATTCCTGTTGCGCCTATCGGATGGCCTCGCGCTTTCAAGCCACCCATCGTGCTAATGGGAATGCGCCCATTGCGCGCGATCCCTCCCTCCTTGGCTAGATGCACGGCCTGGCCCCGATCAGCAAAACCACACGCTTCCAGGGATAATGCTGCCAGGATAGTGAATGCATCGTGCAGCTCAAAAAGGTTCACATCTTCCGGCCCCACCCCTGCCTGCAAATAGGCTTTCTGCGCCGAGAGGTAAGCTGCTTGCAGGAACAAGGGCTCCCGGCGGCTATGTACAGCTAGCCGATCCGTAGCCACAGCAGAAGCGCGGATACGCACCGGCCTGTTGCTGGAATCGCGCGTTCGCTCACTGGGACACAGGACCACTGCTGCAGCACCATCGCAGAGCGGTGCGGCATCGAACATGCTAATGGGATCCACTACCATGCCTGCCTTTGCATATGCGTCGGCTGAAATGGGCGAACGGAACATGGCGTAAGGATTGTTCGCTCCATTGGCATGCGCAGTCACTGCGAAAGGCGCAAAATCCTCACGCTGCACACCAAACTCATGCATATAGCGACGCATCAGCAATCCAGCCAATGCTGGCATCGTGACTCCCTGGAAAGCTTCATATTCAGCATCCAGCGCAGAACTCCAGGCAGCATTAGCAGTCTCTACATCCACATCGGTCATCTTTTCTACGCCGCATACCAATACATAGTCATGCACCCCACTGGCCACGGCAAGATAACCCATGCGCAATGCCGCTGCGCCGGAAGCATCAGCAGCTTCCACTCTCACTGCTTCGATATTGCCCAGACCACTCCAATCTGCGATCAGTGCTCCCAGGTGTTGTTGTGCAACGCACTCGCCTGAGAGCATGTTGCCCACATACAGGGCTTCTACCCATTCCAGATGAGCATCCTTCAAGGCCGCTTTGATTGCATCTACCGCCAGATCGCGCAGAGATCGTTCCCAAAGCTCTCCGACCTGGGTTTGACCAATGCCGATGATACTTACTTCGCGCAAGCGACGATGTCCTCCTGAGTTTTATTAGTGCATCTGCAATTTTCTGCGGTAGCGCGTGTACAAGGCATAATCAACTAGCTTACGTCGGGCGATGTACACTTGAGTCAGGGGAGCTAGATTCTGCTTTGCCCCGATTAGATCTGTAACGACGAAAGAGAAAGCATCGCTGCCGGCTCCGGAACCGAAGGAAGCAAGCAAGATACGATCGCCCGGCCTAGCCTCATCCAGAACAGCAGCCAGCCCAAGCAGGGACGAAGCCGCATATGTGTTGCCTATTTTAGGTGCCAGCAATCCAACCCGAATCTGCTCCTTGCTAAAGCCCAGCATTTGTGCTACCCGCTGCGGGAATTTGGTGTTCGGCTGATGAAAAACAGCTGCTGCGAAATCCTTCGGCGTGTAGCCTAGCTCGTGCAATAGCGCTTCGACGGCATGGGTGATGTGTTTGAAATAGGCGGGCTCACCAGTGAAACGCCCACCATGCTCTGGATAATGCTGGTAGGGACGCCGAAAGAAATCCGGCGTGTCCGTGACATAGGAATATGAGCCTTCCAAGTAAGCCAGGCTCTGCTCCCGTGGCCCAACGATATATGCTGCTCCCCCCGCTGCCGTTGTATACTCCAAAGCATCCCCTGGACGTCCTTGGGCTGTGTCGGCTCCAATGGCCATGGCATAGTCGGCCATCCCTGAGCCGACGAGAGCGATAGCTGCCTGCAGTGCCTCCGTTCCTGCTTTGCAGGCGAATTCCCAATCGGCTGCGCTGACCTGTGGCGTGGCTCCAATCGCTTCTGCCACGATGGTTGAGGTCGGCTTCACGGCATAGGGATGGGATTCACTACCAATCCATACAGCGCGGATTTCTTGTGCCGCAATGCCCGCACGGACCAGGGCGTTACGTGCTGCTTCGATGGCCATGGTTGCCGTATCTTCGTCCAGTCCCGGCACTGATTTCTCTTCGATGGGCAAGCCAGCATGCCCTTCCATCCAGACCCGCGAAACCTCGCTCGCCGGAAGGCGATAGCGGGGGATATATGCCCCATAACCTACAATGCCGACATCACGAAGTGGCTTCATTCTTCTGCCTTCAACCTCTTCAAAATTGCCTCCGCCCTATCCAGGCGGATCACTCTCTCTTCAAGCATAGCTTGCACCACGCGATCCACCAGTTCGCCATCTGCTCCTGCAGCAATCGCTACCTGGCGAGCGTGCAGTTTCATGTGGCCGCGTTGGATGCCCTCGCTAGCCAACGCCCGTAGCGCAGCCAGGTTCTGAGCCAATCCCACCGCTACGATGATTTCCGCCAGTTCGCGTGCGGTTTTGACGCCCAGGAGCTTTAGTGCCGCTTTGGCTGCAGGATGAACCCTGGTAGCACCACCGACAATACCTACAGCCATGGGCAATTCCAGTGTGCCGACCAGGCTGCCGTCCTCATCCAGGTGCCAAGTGCTCAGCGCAGTGTAGCAACCATTGCGTGCAGCATAACTGTGAGCCCCGGCTTCCACTGCCCGCCAGTCATTGCCCGTGGCGATGACTACTGCATCGATGCCATTCATGATGCCCTTGTTGTGCGTAGCGGCGCGGTAAGGGTCCGCTGCAGCAAAAGCCCAGGCTTCCACGATGCCCTGTGCTACTTCCTCGCCACTGAATTCGTCATGGGCTAAAGAAGAAACGGGAACGACAGCTTTGGCTCGCGCCAGGCGTCGATCGGCTAGGTTGGAAAGAATACGCAACAGCGTGCGCCCTCCGCTGATTTCCGCCACCAGTGGCGCAATCGCTTCGACAGCAGTGTTCACCGCGTTCGCACCCATGGCATCGCGCGTATCGTACAGGAGGTGCACAACTAACATGGGCCCAGTTGGACTCTGCTCAATCACACGCACTTCCAGGTCTCGTGCACCGCCGCCCAATTTCACAATGACTGGGTCCTGTTCATTGGCTAGACTCAGGATGCGTTCCTTGGCAGCCAATAATTCGAAGCGTGCTGCCCACGGGTCGCTGACATCCAGCACTTGGATCTGTCCAATCATCAATGGCTCATCGCTGCACGTCTTGAACCCGCCACCATCCCGCACTAGGCGTGCCGCAAAGCTGGCCCCGGCAACCACTGACGGTTCTTCGATGGCCATCGGTATCAGGTAATCGCGGCCATTGATTAGAAAGTTAGTAGCAATGCCCAAGGGCAGTCCAAAGGTGCCGATGGCATTCTCGATCATGTGATCTGCTTGTGCCTGGCTGAGACCTGCTATCCCACAGAGAGCTTCTGCCTCCGCATCGGTCAGGTCAGCGAACTGCTGCAGTAGATGGATTCGCTCTGTGAAACTGCGCTTGTAAAACCCGCTGAGTCGCGATGATTTATTCATTGCACCTCGACGCTTTTTGCAAATAGCACAAACAAGCCTACGACACACCCGGGCATAGGCTTGTTTGTGATATTAGTATATCACAATATTCCTATCAAAAACTATCAGGTTGATACCAAAAAAGGTGGTATAAAGGGGTTATGAGCATCCTGTGACTGGGGAGAGCAGTGGGTTTGTCGCGCCTTCAATGCGCTTTTTGCCGCTGCATTCCTAGCACAATGCAGGTGACGTCGTGTGCTGTAAATGCAAGCGGTTGGCAACCATTAGCCTGCTGGACGCCGGGAGACCCACTCTTCATTTACATCCACGTCGCGATCAAAGAGGAGGCGGCGAATGAGGACCTGGCGCCGTTCTGGCCCGGATGGCAGGGGTAGGCGGTTGGCTTCCAACCGTTTTATCACTGTAATCAACAGCATCCCAATGGAAGTTAGGATTACCACTGTGGGTTGCCGGGTTATGTAGGTCAGCAACGGGAGTGTGAGGATACCGCAGAAAGCCACTAGTGCAGTGAGTTTGAGCAATCGACCAGCGGCTAGAAACAAAAGCAGCCAGAGTACGCCCAGAGGGAAAACGACCAACATGACCCCCATGAAGGGACTGATCCCTCTGCCACCCTTAAACTTCAGATACAAGGGCCAGTTGTGTCCAATGACCGCCGCTAAACCAGCAAGCAAGCCGACTGTCAGCGAGGACCCTAACCGCAGAACCAGCCAGGTAGCAAGAGCTCCCTTGGCTACATCGAGCAGACCAGCCACTACACCAGCTCCGAGCCCAACGTGGTAGATGACACCCGTGCCGCTCACTGTTCCACTGCCATACTCGCGGAGATCAATCCCCTTGAGCCATCGTCCAGCAAGGTAGGCAGTGGGGATTGAGCCCAGCAGGTAGCCAACAATAATCAATAGCACACTCTGCATAGCGCTGTCCTCCATCCGTACTGATCCTCGCAAAGCCTCTTAGAGTGGGTTGGGTCATCTCGCTGTTGGTGTATATTCTTGCATTAGAGAGGGATGTCGGCCCCCTATCCTCATGATGACCTCTTATCAAATGACAGTTTAGCCACATTGCCTAGATAGGCGTTGCTTTCCTGCCTCACCTTGTCATGACGGCATGGCTTCTGTTTCACTCCACCAGGCCAGTCCAATCAGCCCCGGG
The nucleotide sequence above comes from Chloroflexota bacterium. Encoded proteins:
- a CDS encoding zinc ribbon domain-containing protein, which codes for MPYCVNCGAQIAEGVRFCSSCGNPVAQAATGSTPVPPPTAQVPPAGQTPYAPLPTSEAAAGIGQAKMLVLAAGGIYVLATVLALTLGNMLAILTALIAVGVIFGLGYMPLSKGQIQEARNGITIAAGLALAYLLINLFTGEFLAGVINSLAAVALGLARNQIK
- a CDS encoding DNA lyase, producing MRLWSLHPCYLDAKGLVALWREGLLARKVLPGQTTGYRNHPQLERFRAQADPIAAIDQYLLAVYEEACHRGYRFDRSKIQPPPAWGKLLVTDGQLRYEFCLLKQKLKRRDPAHYEAIAEIDLPRPHPLFVVVSGDIASWERAKPLDLTGC
- a CDS encoding Zn-ribbon domain-containing OB-fold protein — translated: MNVPRYWRTEQTRYGLIGEVCRACGKPIFPPRDVCPHCTEEGQDVHPFRGKGQVYSFSTIYDAPTGYTEYQPYTVALIKLDEGPLVTAQLTDVDNDQVHVGMPVEMVTRKIKEEGENGLIVYGYKFRPVLDTRPDRF
- a CDS encoding thiolase domain-containing protein, which translates into the protein MREVSIIGIGQTQVGELWERSLRDLAVDAIKAALKDAHLEWVEALYVGNMLSGECVAQQHLGALIADWSGLGNIEAVRVEAADASGAAALRMGYLAVASGVHDYVLVCGVEKMTDVDVETANAAWSSALDAEYEAFQGVTMPALAGLLMRRYMHEFGVQREDFAPFAVTAHANGANNPYAMFRSPISADAYAKAGMVVDPISMFDAAPLCDGAAAVVLCPSERTRDSSNRPVRIRASAVATDRLAVHSRREPLFLQAAYLSAQKAYLQAGVGPEDVNLFELHDAFTILAALSLEACGFADRGQAVHLAKEGGIARNGRIPISTMGGLKARGHPIGATGIYQIVELVMQLRGKAGANQIDCRLGMAQGLGGSGATAITHILEASS
- a CDS encoding hydroxymethylglutaryl-CoA synthase, with amino-acid sequence MKPLRDVGIVGYGAYIPRYRLPASEVSRVWMEGHAGLPIEEKSVPGLDEDTATMAIEAARNALVRAGIAAQEIRAVWIGSESHPYAVKPTSTIVAEAIGATPQVSAADWEFACKAGTEALQAAIALVGSGMADYAMAIGADTAQGRPGDALEYTTAAGGAAYIVGPREQSLAYLEGSYSYVTDTPDFFRRPYQHYPEHGGRFTGEPAYFKHITHAVEALLHELGYTPKDFAAAVFHQPNTKFPQRVAQMLGFSKEQIRVGLLAPKIGNTYAASSLLGLAAVLDEARPGDRILLASFGSGAGSDAFSFVVTDLIGAKQNLAPLTQVYIARRKLVDYALYTRYRRKLQMH
- a CDS encoding hydroxymethylglutaryl-CoA reductase, degradative, encoding MNKSSRLSGFYKRSFTERIHLLQQFADLTDAEAEALCGIAGLSQAQADHMIENAIGTFGLPLGIATNFLINGRDYLIPMAIEEPSVVAGASFAARLVRDGGGFKTCSDEPLMIGQIQVLDVSDPWAARFELLAAKERILSLANEQDPVIVKLGGGARDLEVRVIEQSPTGPMLVVHLLYDTRDAMGANAVNTAVEAIAPLVAEISGGRTLLRILSNLADRRLARAKAVVPVSSLAHDEFSGEEVAQGIVEAWAFAAADPYRAATHNKGIMNGIDAVVIATGNDWRAVEAGAHSYAARNGCYTALSTWHLDEDGSLVGTLELPMAVGIVGGATRVHPAAKAALKLLGVKTARELAEIIVAVGLAQNLAALRALASEGIQRGHMKLHARQVAIAAGADGELVDRVVQAMLEERVIRLDRAEAILKRLKAEE
- a CDS encoding glycerol-3-phosphate acyltransferase, coding for MQSVLLIIVGYLLGSIPTAYLAGRWLKGIDLREYGSGTVSGTGVIYHVGLGAGVVAGLLDVAKGALATWLVLRLGSSLTVGLLAGLAAVIGHNWPLYLKFKGGRGISPFMGVMLVVFPLGVLWLLLFLAAGRLLKLTALVAFCGILTLPLLTYITRQPTVVILTSIGMLLITVIKRLEANRLPLPSGPERRQVLIRRLLFDRDVDVNEEWVSRRPAG